From the Hoplias malabaricus isolate fHopMal1 chromosome 6, fHopMal1.hap1, whole genome shotgun sequence genome, the window gtgtgcgtgtgtgtgtgttgatctgtgaaggactccaggatgtgttcctgcctggcacccagtgattccaggtaggctctatacaggtaatgaatgaatgaatattgtcactgtccaaaatcATTTATCTCCAAGAAGAGTTTCTtgacaggagaaggaaaaaacttcTTTACCTTTAATGGAAATCAGTGGAGcatttttgaagcatttctgttggttgtGAAATGTTGACAATTTGTGAAGGGTTGAAATGATGTCGTAAAGTAAATAGTGACAAAACTGGAGATACAGCAACAAAATTATTCTTAGTTTAATATGTATAAACACTTTAACAATTTTATGCTTGAAACActgtaaaaaagaaaaccaaaatATGAAACAAAGTTTTATGGACTTTTCAAGTTACACTTTTCTCAAATATTCACAAAATAGGTGGATGAAATAGAAAAAGATGAATAAGCAGGTGAAAATGAGAAAGATGTTTTCACCAGTATCTCATTCTTTTCAGGGAAAGAGGGGTTATTACATTAATTGGTCACATTAAAATCCACCTAAAATTAAGACtggattaatttgttttttttttctaaaattattGTTTTGGTGTTCAGATTCACTACATTTTAATTCACAAATACTTTCTATtttgatgtttattttcttttataaaataaaaaagatcttGAGTGATTTGCTGATACATAAAGTTTCACATGAGGAATAACTAACTACAAACATGTTTGATTATTACCTTTAAGGGCATGCTCATGAATATGTGAGTTAAATAGTGAAAACAACGCTGGAGTTTAAGGCTTGCACATCacctgtgtgttttaatgtgttgaTCCTCTGTTGATTAATATATTAGTACATTGTTTTACTGTCTTTTAAAATTCCAAATACATTATAATTGTCTAATCATTTGTAGTTACATTTGGCACAGCATTATTAAACTATATAATAATCGCATGACTgtcaaagttttaaaaaataacccTTTTTACTGCCAAGTTAAAAACACATTGTTTGAACAATGGCCACATTCCCATTTAATAAAAGATATTTGCCTTCTTTCTCCTAACCATCTTCTTGATCCTGCTCCAAATATCCTGCACTTTAAATCCATAAATAACTGGATTAATTAAAGGAGAAATAATTTCGTTTTCTACAGACATGATCATAGAAAAAATGTGGGGCACATTGTTGTCAAATCTGCTGTTAATCACCTCAAAACAGGATGTGACAGTGAAAGtgatgaaaatgaaaagatGAGGGAAGCAGGTCTGTAGAGCTTTGTTTCTGAAATCTTTAGAGTTCTTTAAACACACAGTGAGTATCTGGGCATAtgtgaagatgatgaagatCATTGGAGGAAACACAGCTacagttaaaacaaaaaaaccatatatattattaatagaaATATCATCACAACTTAATTTCACAATGGAGTAATTATTACAGTAAATTCTGTctaatttatatttacacagaTGAAGTCTGGATGTTATTATCATGGTTATGCTGTGTTCACAAAAAGGAACAAACCAACAGAGAAACAAGAGCTTTTTGACAGTGGACATTTTAACGAGAGTTGAATATTGCAGTGGTTTACAGATGGACACATATCTGTCATAGGCCATCGCTGTTAACAGAGTGAACTCTGAGGCTCCAAATGTGTAAATAACAAAGGCCTGAAATATACAACCTTCAAAAGAAACATATTGTTTTTCAGATAAAAAATCTATGAGTAATTTGGGATAAAATGCCGTCGCTCCACAAAGAGAATTACACAGTAAAGCTGCAATGAATATGTACATTGGCTCATGGAGACATTTGTTTGTGTAAATCACAGAAAGAACAACAGAATTACAAGAAATGATTaatatgtaaacaaagagaCAGATCAGAAAGTAAACATATCTATATTTCTCCAGTTCCACATGTCCTTCCAGAGTTAAGTAGGTTATATTAGTAGAAGCATCCATAAATAAAGAACAGATTCTATATATAATTTCTACTCAAATGAGATTGTTCTTCAGTCTGAAAAATATGGAGTAATATCTGTAGAGTCAGACTGTAGTGAGATGTGTTAAATATCCATTTATATATTCTGATATAGACACAGGGTCCTAGGTGATTTGCAGAAAGACCTGCCCTCTGTCCTCTCTCATTACCTTTTCTGACTTGTAAATTATGGGTAAATAAAAAgtttgtaaatacattaatttataaATCTACCCTGCCTCTGCTTCTGCCATAGACAGTTGCCATTTGAAGGGAACATATTTTCCTGTGTCTCCACAGTAGAACATATTTCTGGATCGTATTGAAACGACCTTTTTCTGCTTTGACCAATATACCCACCAGCCTAACAGCAGAGTTTTCCCCTGTCTAAATGGCCCTATTCATgctcttttaaatgataatgagccacccactgttcaccccaaccccAAGCACACAGAAGTGAGTAGCGAGGTGCTTGATTcgaaacatgcagcaagttaattTTAGTCTCTGGCCGTGTCCtaaactgcacactgctgcactgaataatgtgaaattatatatacacCACACTTGGCAGAGTTTCTGTAGTGTATTAAGTACagttccatagtgtgttgtttggaaCACAGCTTCACACtgatgttaatgttaatcaaatgttgttccacatcattataaatgcagtgtTTTACTGACTTATCTACAGGACTCATCTTATAGGGATCTAATAATTTGATTTtggggtgggctttgactcagcaaatatgtcctccaccaatatcaaactcactcctacaACCTTGtctttgctcatttttgcaaAGATTGGTAAGTGAGAAAGTGAAGCACAGTTTAATTCGTAGTATTTTTGAACACTGATGTTAATAttgtatctgttttttttatattaagctactgatttagagataTAAGTTTATGTTACTTAAATTAGTTAGAAAATTGTAAATTTGCATGcgtattttattaacatttttgtgGGGCGATAAAATacaatgcattaaaatgtgGTGCAGAAATTCCCCTTCGTCTGTGGTGGAGAATGACAGAAAAAATTGAGATCCACTGCAATAAAGGCATCTATAAGGGTGTTTCTTCTTCTAATTCAAGCGAAATAACAAATCACACACTTTCTTTTGCACTTGACAAAATGTCCCAATATTTCCAGCTATAAGTCACCACATATCAGAAGCAGAAGTTCCCTTTACTTCCTCTTTAGAATTCTGGGTACCTGAAAATGTGATAATAATTGTTAAATAACATACACCACAGAATTGtccatattaaataataaaaaaaagcctttaTCATAATCCTACAACACATTATTCaacattttgaaatgaaaatacatatttttacacTTGTAATTAAAATGATAGAACTGACTTCTTTTTTCAAATTATCTGCTTGATTCGGCTCCATATCTCCTGCATTTTCAGTCCATAAATAATTGGATTAATTAAAGGAGGAATAACAAGATTTTCCACAGATATGATCATAGAAAAAATGTGAGGTACATTTCCTTCAAATCTGCTGTTAATCACCTCAAAACAGGTCGTGACAGTGAaagtgatgaagatgaaaaGATGAGGGAAGCAGGTCTGTAGAGCTTTCCTTCTGAAATCTTTAGAGTTCTTTAGACACACAGTGAGTATCTGGGCATAtgagaagatgatgaagatCACTGGAGGAAACACAGCTACAGTTAAAACAAATAATCCATATATATTATTGATAGAAATATCACCACAGCCTAATTTCACAATGGAGTAATTATTACAGTAAATTCTGGctaatttatatttacacagaTGA encodes:
- the LOC136700243 gene encoding olfactory receptor 6N2-like, producing MDASTNITYLTLEGHVELEKYRYVYFLICLFVYILIISCNSVVLSVIYTNKCLHEPMYIFIAALLCNSLCGATAFYPKLLIDFLSEKQYVSFEGCIFQAFVIYTFGASEFTLLTAMAYDRYVSICKPLQYSTLVKMSTVKKLLFLCWFVPFCEHSITMIITSRLHLCKYKLDRIYCNNYSIVKLSCDDISINNIYGFFVLTVAVFPPMIFIIFTYAQILTVCLKNSKDFRNKALQTCFPHLFIFITFTVTSCFEVINSRFDNNVPHIFSMIMSVENEIISPLINPVIYGFKVQDIWSRIKKMVRRKKANIFY